A window from Equus caballus isolate H_3958 breed thoroughbred chromosome 8, TB-T2T, whole genome shotgun sequence encodes these proteins:
- the LOC100060608 gene encoding immunoglobulin lambda variable 1-40 isoform X5 encodes MAWSPLLLTLIALCTGSWAQSVTQPASVSGTLGQTVTISCSGSSSNIGYSYSYVGWFQQIPGTAPKTLIYGNNKRASGVPDRFSGSKSGNTATLTISGVQAEDEADYYCGSYDSSSSSDTVLQARGEVRQKPAVPSAMGLPCAAPTPQPRQLLPLFVWPKAALILSSGKFLLNMCAHALNVCPHNLSLVSIHFLLFSNRADIPGCWGRLPWGQSPPGECGSARAAIT; translated from the exons ATGGCCtggtcccctctcctcctcaccctcatcGCTCTCTGCACAG GATCCTGGGCCCAGTCTGTGACTCAGCCCGCCTCAGTGTCTGGGACCCTGGGCCAGACAGTCACCATCTCCTGCTCTGGAAGCAGCTCCAACATCGGGTATAGTTATAGTTATGTGGGCTGGTTCCAACAGATCCCAGGAACAGCCCCCAAAACCCTCATCTATGGTAATAACAAACGAGCCTCAGGGGTCCCAGATCGATTCTCTGGCTCCAAGTCTGGCAACACAGCCACCCTGACCATCTCTGGGGTCCAGGCTGAGGACGAGGCCGATTATTACTGTGGTTCCTATGACAGCAGCAGTAGTAGTGACACAGTGCTGCAGGCCCGTGGGGAAGTGAGACAAAAACCTGCTGTGCCCTCAGCCATGGGGCTTCCCTGTGCAGCCCCCACTCCTCAGCCACGTCAGCTGCTTCCTTTGTTTGTGTGGCCAAAAGCAGCTCTGATACTCAGTTCAGGGAAATTTCTCTTGAACATGTGTGCTCATGCTCTCAACGTCTGCCCCCACAACTTGTCCTTGGTTTCAAtccattttctgcttttctctaatCGAGCAGACATTCCTGGATGCTGGGGCAggctgccctggggacagagTCCACCAGGGGAGTGTGGgtctgccagggctgccataacataa